A region of Allocoleopsis franciscana PCC 7113 DNA encodes the following proteins:
- a CDS encoding RelA/SpoT family protein — MDAIATTSRFNFDVPEWLQECILATSAAANEPVPDDINLISRAFEFAYKLHEGQLRASGEPYIAHPVAVAGLLRDLGGSSVMIAAGFLHDVVEDTDVTPEEIESRFGVEVRRLVEGVTKLSKFNFSSKTERQAENFRRMFLAMAADIRVIVVKLADRLHNMRTLEHLNPQKQRSISQETREIFAPLANRLGIGRVKWELEDLAFKYLEPESYRQMQQLVAERRTDRETRLSKVGDILRERLESTEIHCLEISGRPKHLYGIYQKMQRQQKGFHEIYDLAAMRLILQTKEDCYRALAIVHDAFRPIPGRFKDYIGLPKPNRYQSLHTGVMGPSGRPIEVQIRTLEMHHIAEYGIAAHWKYKESGGSSNNRISAEDEKFTWLRQLLEWQNDLKDAQEYMDTIKDNLFDDDVYVFTPNGDVIPLSRGATPVDFAYRIHSEVGNHCAGARVNGRWTVLDTPLNNGDIVEIITKENSHPSLDWLNFVATPSARNRIRQWYKRSHRDANVARGKELLEKELGKRGFEALLKSEPMQAAAERCNYHSVEDLLAALGYGELTLNLVVKRLREAVKARQPLETEPQEPLIPQPPVAKPQATGGAKKIEPIAGVEGLLHHLAGCCNPIPGEAIIGVVTRTRGISIHRQGCLNVESVPGERVIPVSWNPTDVAHGRPQTYPVNIQIEVIDRVGVFKDILSRLSDQNINVRNAQVRTQEGRPAIIDLCIDICDHQQLERSFCQIKKMSDILNIRRVSQVEEAC; from the coding sequence ATGGACGCCATCGCTACCACTTCCAGGTTTAACTTCGATGTTCCAGAATGGTTACAGGAATGTATCCTAGCCACATCCGCCGCCGCGAATGAACCAGTCCCTGACGATATTAACCTAATCAGTCGAGCTTTTGAATTTGCGTATAAACTCCATGAGGGTCAGTTGCGAGCTTCAGGAGAACCTTACATTGCTCACCCTGTAGCCGTGGCGGGTTTGTTACGGGATTTAGGCGGTAGCAGCGTGATGATTGCCGCTGGGTTTCTACACGATGTGGTTGAGGATACAGACGTTACTCCCGAAGAGATCGAATCTCGGTTTGGAGTCGAGGTAAGGCGGCTGGTAGAAGGCGTTACCAAACTTTCTAAGTTTAACTTCTCCAGCAAAACCGAACGTCAAGCCGAGAATTTCCGCCGTATGTTCCTTGCCATGGCAGCCGATATTCGGGTGATTGTGGTGAAGCTGGCAGATAGACTACACAATATGCGGACATTAGAACACTTGAATCCGCAAAAACAGCGCAGTATCTCCCAAGAGACACGAGAAATCTTCGCACCACTAGCCAACCGTCTGGGAATTGGGCGCGTCAAATGGGAGCTAGAAGATTTAGCGTTTAAGTATCTCGAACCCGAATCCTATCGGCAGATGCAACAACTGGTGGCAGAACGACGAACGGATCGGGAAACTCGCTTAAGTAAAGTCGGAGACATTTTGCGGGAACGCCTGGAGTCCACTGAAATTCATTGCCTGGAAATCAGTGGACGTCCCAAGCACCTGTATGGAATTTATCAAAAAATGCAGCGGCAGCAAAAGGGATTTCATGAAATCTACGACCTCGCTGCTATGCGACTGATTTTACAGACGAAGGAAGATTGTTATCGCGCATTAGCCATTGTTCACGATGCTTTTCGACCCATTCCAGGTCGGTTTAAAGATTACATCGGTTTGCCGAAACCAAACCGCTACCAGTCGTTGCATACCGGGGTGATGGGGCCATCCGGTCGTCCAATTGAGGTGCAAATTCGCACCCTGGAAATGCACCATATCGCTGAATATGGAATTGCGGCTCACTGGAAGTATAAGGAAAGCGGTGGTTCTAGTAATAACCGGATTTCAGCAGAAGATGAAAAGTTTACTTGGCTGCGGCAGTTACTGGAATGGCAGAATGACCTGAAAGATGCTCAGGAATACATGGACACCATCAAAGACAATTTATTTGATGATGATGTTTATGTGTTTACGCCCAATGGAGATGTGATTCCGCTCTCGCGAGGAGCAACACCCGTTGATTTTGCTTACCGCATTCACTCGGAAGTCGGAAACCATTGTGCCGGTGCTCGGGTGAATGGACGGTGGACGGTACTGGATACTCCCTTGAATAACGGGGATATTGTGGAGATTATCACCAAAGAGAATAGCCATCCCAGTCTGGATTGGCTGAACTTTGTGGCAACACCCAGTGCCCGAAATCGGATTCGGCAATGGTATAAGCGATCGCATCGGGATGCCAATGTGGCTCGCGGGAAAGAACTGCTGGAAAAAGAACTGGGTAAAAGAGGCTTTGAAGCTTTACTCAAATCTGAACCCATGCAAGCAGCGGCAGAGCGATGTAACTACCACAGCGTCGAAGATTTACTCGCGGCTTTGGGTTACGGCGAGTTGACCTTGAACTTAGTCGTGAAGCGTCTACGGGAAGCTGTAAAAGCTCGGCAACCCCTAGAAACAGAACCCCAAGAGCCTCTCATTCCCCAACCCCCCGTTGCCAAACCCCAAGCGACAGGAGGGGCGAAGAAAATTGAACCCATTGCTGGCGTCGAAGGGTTGCTTCATCACCTGGCAGGTTGCTGTAATCCGATTCCGGGTGAAGCGATTATTGGAGTCGTGACGCGCACACGAGGCATTTCCATTCATCGCCAGGGTTGTCTGAATGTGGAGAGTGTACCTGGAGAACGGGTGATTCCTGTAAGCTGGAATCCCACCGATGTTGCTCATGGGCGTCCCCAAACCTACCCAGTGAATATTCAAATCGAAGTGATCGACCGAGTTGGCGTCTTCAAAGATATATTATCTCGCTTGAGTGACCAAAATATCAATGTTCGCAATGCCCAGGTGAGAACTCAAGAAGGAAGACCGGCGATCATTGATTTGTGCATCGACATTTGCGACCATCAACAACTAGAGCGTAGCTTTTGCCAAATCAAAAAAATGAGTGACATCTTAAACATACGTCGTGTCAGTCAGGTTGAGGAGGCTTGTTGA
- the patD gene encoding heterocyst frequency control protein PatD, producing the protein MSKDKILYIDSKPTRARMLPLLHFQQYQAFQQALEQLLQTITLADGQEAGLREGYQNVQLLFKRQISALSAEDFAPEHAPRWQSLQTEIYKQMRLLETDMMLLQASRSSATSQRRVLSVRDRLNTLIQYCEALLQL; encoded by the coding sequence ATGAGTAAAGACAAAATTCTTTACATTGATTCTAAACCAACACGAGCCAGAATGTTGCCACTATTACATTTTCAACAGTATCAGGCGTTTCAACAGGCTTTGGAGCAACTGCTCCAGACGATTACGCTTGCCGATGGGCAGGAAGCTGGACTCCGAGAGGGTTACCAAAACGTTCAACTACTGTTTAAACGTCAAATATCGGCGCTGAGTGCAGAGGACTTTGCACCCGAACATGCACCTCGATGGCAATCGCTTCAGACGGAAATTTACAAACAAATGCGGCTATTGGAGACCGATATGATGTTATTGCAGGCATCGCGCAGTTCTGCAACATCCCAGCGTCGGGTTTTGAGCGTGCGCGATCGCCTCAATACCCTGATTCAATATTGCGAAGCGTTGCTTCAACTCTAA
- a CDS encoding zf-TFIIB domain-containing protein, whose product MQCPKCKKVMLLDGVLSENLAVKYCQECKGTWIPAKEYEAWQTDQIGKPQSEVPSGTLNVDFVLSPFDTKAALCPECQRYLSRAKVNLKTPFYVERCMQCRGIWCDYGEWEVLEQLGLHTTIEQLFSNEWQSRSRERQFFDQERQATIDKLGSELAASVFELADALAQHPNGDFGVAYLMRRVTANRQPPNAKT is encoded by the coding sequence GTGCAGTGTCCGAAATGCAAGAAGGTAATGCTATTGGACGGTGTTCTGAGCGAAAATTTGGCTGTCAAGTACTGCCAGGAGTGCAAAGGCACCTGGATTCCCGCCAAGGAGTACGAAGCTTGGCAGACGGATCAAATTGGAAAGCCACAATCCGAGGTGCCCTCTGGAACGCTCAATGTGGATTTTGTTCTGTCTCCTTTCGATACGAAAGCTGCTTTGTGTCCAGAGTGTCAGCGCTATCTCTCTCGCGCTAAGGTTAACCTCAAGACGCCGTTTTATGTAGAGCGGTGTATGCAGTGTCGGGGGATTTGGTGCGATTACGGCGAGTGGGAGGTTCTGGAGCAACTCGGCTTGCATACAACCATTGAGCAGTTATTTTCTAATGAATGGCAGTCACGATCGCGAGAGCGGCAATTCTTTGATCAAGAGCGTCAAGCCACTATCGACAAGCTGGGGAGTGAATTAGCAGCCAGTGTGTTTGAACTCGCTGACGCCTTAGCCCAGCATCCTAACGGAGATTTTGGCGTTGCCTATTTGATGCGGCGAGTCACGGCTAACCGTCAACCTCCCAATGCGAAAACGTAA
- a CDS encoding dipeptide ABC transporter ATP-binding protein: MSEALFCVENLRVAYPNSRSVTMSRWAVDDVSFTLNAGERLGLVGESGCGKSTLGRAAMRLLPTSTQIEGRVRFAGQSVFDLTPKQLRQFRGEAVALVFQDPMTRLDPLMTIGEHCIETLMAHQPQLNRSQCKARALETLDAVKIPANRWSQYPHEFSGGMRQRVAIALALLLNPKLIVADEPTTSLDVTVSAQILQELTRLCQEREMALLLISHDLAMVGEYCDRIAVMYNGRMVESGAVKTIFRHPEHEYTRSLLQAALHIQAVDDEETQEEDIGTREDEENLQFPIDSLLPSRQKEGHPKSQIDHPLLQIKNLKQYYTLESNIIEQLLSKEKGNRVIKAVDNVSFDLYPGEIFGLVGESGCGKSTLSRTILQLIRPTEGSVEFMGQNLAQLDRQSLRAIRRQIQMVFQDPHACLNPLMTVGQSIADPLFIHQLATPTEAKNQVRQMLERVGLTPVEEYSNRYPADLSGGQQQRVAIARALITRPSLLICDEPVSMLDASVQSQVLELMLELKQEFNLTYLFITHDLWLARFLCDRIAVMNSGQIVEIGPTGKLFTNPQHPYTQTLLQSAPLLATQQL; the protein is encoded by the coding sequence ATGAGTGAAGCCCTGTTTTGTGTAGAAAATTTACGGGTTGCTTATCCCAACAGCCGTTCGGTGACGATGAGTCGCTGGGCAGTCGATGATGTCTCTTTTACCTTGAATGCTGGGGAACGCCTGGGATTAGTGGGAGAATCGGGTTGTGGCAAGTCAACATTAGGACGGGCGGCAATGCGGTTACTACCCACCTCCACCCAAATTGAGGGACGGGTGAGGTTTGCAGGGCAGTCGGTTTTTGATTTGACACCCAAACAATTGCGTCAGTTTCGCGGGGAAGCCGTGGCGTTGGTGTTTCAAGACCCCATGACTAGACTTGACCCCCTGATGACAATTGGGGAACACTGCATTGAAACATTGATGGCACACCAACCGCAGTTGAATCGAAGCCAATGCAAGGCAAGGGCGCTGGAAACATTGGATGCGGTGAAAATTCCCGCTAACCGTTGGTCGCAGTATCCCCATGAGTTTAGTGGCGGAATGCGGCAACGGGTGGCGATCGCACTGGCCCTTTTACTCAATCCCAAGCTGATTGTGGCAGATGAACCAACCACATCCCTAGATGTCACGGTTTCCGCGCAGATTTTGCAAGAATTAACGCGACTGTGCCAGGAACGAGAGATGGCGCTGTTACTGATTTCTCACGACTTGGCAATGGTGGGGGAATATTGCGATCGCATTGCGGTCATGTATAACGGACGCATGGTGGAAAGTGGCGCAGTGAAAACTATATTCCGCCATCCTGAGCATGAGTATACGCGATCGCTCCTACAAGCCGCGCTACATATTCAAGCCGTCGATGATGAGGAGACTCAGGAGGAGGATATAGGAACAAGGGAAGATGAAGAAAACCTTCAATTCCCCATCGATTCCCTCTTACCTTCCCGGCAAAAGGAAGGTCATCCAAAATCTCAAATCGACCATCCTCTACTACAGATTAAAAATTTAAAGCAATATTACACTTTAGAAAGCAATATTATCGAACAACTGCTTTCCAAAGAGAAGGGAAATCGTGTGATCAAAGCCGTCGATAATGTCAGCTTTGACCTCTATCCCGGTGAAATTTTCGGCTTGGTAGGAGAATCAGGCTGTGGCAAAAGTACTCTCTCCCGTACCATTTTGCAGTTAATTCGCCCAACTGAAGGCAGCGTTGAATTTATGGGACAGAATTTAGCCCAATTGGATCGCCAATCCTTAAGGGCTATTCGCCGTCAAATTCAAATGGTATTTCAAGACCCCCATGCTTGTCTTAATCCTTTGATGACAGTGGGGCAAAGTATTGCCGATCCCTTATTCATTCATCAACTGGCAACCCCCACAGAGGCGAAAAATCAAGTCAGACAAATGCTGGAACGAGTTGGGTTAACCCCTGTAGAGGAGTACTCAAATCGCTATCCGGCGGATTTATCGGGGGGACAACAGCAACGAGTGGCGATCGCTCGTGCCTTAATTACTCGCCCCAGTCTGTTAATCTGTGATGAACCGGTGAGTATGTTGGATGCGAGTGTGCAATCTCAGGTACTGGAGTTGATGCTGGAGTTGAAGCAAGAATTTAACCTCACCTATTTATTCATTACTCATGACCTTTGGTTAGCGAGATTTTTGTGCGATCGCATTGCTGTGATGAATAGTGGTCAAATTGTGGAAATTGGCCCCACCGGGAAACTGTTCACGAACCCCCAGCACCCCTATACCCAGACGCTGTTACAATCGGCTCCCCTCTTGGCAACACAGCAACTCTAA
- a CDS encoding ExbD/TolR family protein: MRLTDESEETPFLINLVSMIDVLFCILAFFIISSLYLTRSQGLPVNLPTATTAETQRMAQMNVTIQANGAIALNRKPLALDALEGAVRSQVGSASQSLVIINADARVPHGLVVRVMDHLRRIQGVKLAIAAQSP; encoded by the coding sequence ATGCGTCTTACCGATGAGTCAGAAGAGACTCCTTTTTTGATCAACCTCGTGTCGATGATTGATGTTCTCTTCTGCATTCTGGCTTTTTTTATCATTTCGTCGCTTTATTTAACCCGTTCGCAAGGACTGCCGGTCAATTTACCAACCGCCACAACAGCCGAAACTCAGCGTATGGCTCAAATGAATGTCACGATTCAGGCGAATGGCGCAATTGCCCTGAATCGTAAGCCGCTCGCGCTAGATGCATTGGAAGGCGCTGTACGTTCGCAAGTTGGCTCGGCCTCACAATCTTTAGTCATTATTAATGCAGATGCCAGAGTTCCTCACGGTTTGGTGGTGAGGGTGATGGATCACTTGCGTCGAATTCAGGGAGTTAAATTAGCGATCGCCGCCCAAAGTCCCTAA
- a CDS encoding DUF4335 domain-containing protein, whose protein sequence is MTIRRQYSLPNCTLVLEGLSDNPPTGGGLIDSRPLMTILVNAECYFSGAEQSLKGGRDFFESLVRSVSHYAQEFLSQVHHPKLHGDKPELVQFQKLPDKNLHRLILFATAEAIPAHSGGGMPPSPFAGMAQGIAGQLTLTTVQLFDLVEAIDQFLADGRTLPDLKVSLEPVSKRHRKADEPIAKRAAPAALGMTGLALSAIAFFLVPIPREPKPPTSQPNATNTASPSPGGSPSPSATGSASPTATAKPTPPSASDLEKLLSSNPEITDATKLRFLQRRLYRKVDANWQDRGEAAQNLQYRVSVARDGSIIGYQPVGSTPAEAAKQTPLVDLLYIPATGSIPNNEPIAQFRVVFNRTRKGSLEISPWRGYSGKPSLGPQITDSASVSRLQEQLYKQIRESWTETPKFPKDLVYRVAVTEEGAIGDYEEKNQPASDYVDQTPLEKLIKPEAAGLDSVQTLEQKPRAQFRVVFKPNGVLEVSPY, encoded by the coding sequence ATGACCATTCGACGCCAGTACAGTTTGCCAAATTGCACGCTCGTTCTAGAAGGTTTGAGCGACAATCCCCCCACCGGTGGGGGTCTAATCGATTCCCGCCCTTTGATGACCATCTTGGTCAATGCTGAATGCTATTTCTCTGGAGCAGAGCAATCCCTCAAAGGCGGACGTGACTTTTTTGAAAGCTTAGTGCGCTCTGTGAGTCACTATGCTCAGGAGTTTTTAAGTCAGGTTCATCACCCAAAACTGCATGGGGATAAGCCTGAACTGGTGCAATTCCAGAAATTGCCGGACAAAAATTTGCATCGGTTAATCCTTTTTGCTACGGCTGAGGCGATCCCAGCTCACTCTGGGGGAGGGATGCCACCCTCACCGTTTGCAGGCATGGCTCAAGGGATAGCGGGTCAGCTCACGCTGACGACGGTACAGCTATTTGACTTGGTTGAAGCCATCGATCAGTTTTTAGCGGATGGGCGAACGCTACCCGACCTCAAGGTGTCGTTAGAGCCAGTATCCAAGCGTCATCGCAAAGCAGACGAACCCATAGCGAAGCGAGCCGCCCCAGCCGCATTGGGAATGACGGGTTTAGCGCTATCTGCGATCGCATTTTTCCTGGTTCCTATTCCTCGCGAACCCAAACCCCCAACCTCTCAGCCTAACGCTACTAATACGGCTTCTCCTAGCCCAGGAGGCTCTCCCTCTCCTTCTGCCACTGGCTCTGCGTCGCCAACCGCAACAGCCAAACCCACACCTCCCTCGGCGTCTGATTTAGAGAAGCTTCTGTCTTCCAATCCAGAGATTACCGATGCAACAAAGCTACGCTTTTTGCAACGACGGCTTTACAGGAAAGTTGATGCTAATTGGCAAGACCGCGGAGAGGCGGCTCAGAATTTGCAATATCGGGTGAGTGTGGCTAGAGATGGCTCCATTATCGGCTATCAGCCCGTCGGGTCAACCCCGGCTGAGGCGGCGAAGCAAACGCCCCTAGTTGACTTGCTTTACATACCCGCTACAGGCAGTATTCCCAATAACGAACCCATTGCTCAGTTCCGAGTTGTGTTTAACAGAACCAGAAAAGGTTCTCTAGAAATCAGTCCTTGGCGTGGCTATTCGGGTAAACCTTCCTTAGGGCCACAAATTACTGATTCGGCCTCGGTGAGCCGTTTGCAGGAGCAACTCTACAAACAAATTCGCGAAAGCTGGACTGAAACTCCGAAGTTTCCCAAGGATTTAGTTTATCGGGTCGCTGTCACCGAAGAGGGTGCCATTGGCGACTATGAGGAAAAGAATCAGCCGGCCTCAGATTACGTCGATCAAACTCCTCTTGAGAAATTAATCAAGCCAGAGGCGGCTGGATTGGACAGCGTACAGACGTTAGAGCAAAAACCCCGCGCTCAGTTTCGGGTTGTATTTAAGCCGAATGGGGTTCTAGAAGTTAGCCCCTATTAG
- a CDS encoding DUF3038 domain-containing protein, whose protein sequence is MNLSVSVMPTNSPQDQTRSLILDNLPDPLISERGCPPRTRQQIDLILLAIEALELGGSEAMLLAAKELELQNVVKNRVALWRMRSSNPLRRSYTRRPLTLEEAKALVIIASHLARRLTVLIRQLLLAYQQLHEKQVPLENHFRLSEYLERFRAHFRSRMNPRRAKVAAYSSDEKLNELAISLLSQLLFCTGTSGMQRFWSSLFDGEVA, encoded by the coding sequence ATGAATCTTTCTGTGAGCGTAATGCCGACCAATAGTCCCCAGGACCAGACGAGATCCCTAATTTTAGATAATTTACCCGACCCCCTGATCTCAGAGCGAGGGTGCCCGCCAAGAACTCGGCAGCAGATTGACCTCATTCTACTTGCCATTGAAGCTCTGGAACTGGGAGGTTCTGAAGCCATGCTATTGGCGGCGAAGGAACTTGAACTTCAGAACGTGGTTAAAAATCGAGTTGCCCTCTGGCGTATGCGCTCTAGCAATCCCTTGCGCCGCTCCTATACTCGCCGTCCCCTTACCCTAGAGGAAGCCAAAGCTTTAGTGATCATTGCTTCTCATCTAGCACGAAGACTCACGGTGTTGATTCGGCAGTTGCTTTTGGCGTATCAACAACTCCATGAGAAACAGGTGCCTCTGGAAAACCATTTTCGCTTATCTGAATATTTAGAGAGATTCAGGGCACATTTTCGGAGTCGGATGAATCCACGACGGGCGAAAGTAGCAGCCTACAGTTCGGATGAAAAGTTGAATGAGCTGGCGATTTCGCTGTTGAGCCAGCTACTGTTCTGTACAGGAACCTCAGGAATGCAGCGATTTTGGTCCAGCCTCTTTGATGGAGAAGTAGCATGA
- a CDS encoding adenine phosphoribosyltransferase, producing MDLKSLIRDIPDFPKPGILFRDITTLLRNPEGLRYTIDTLTQKCKEVGLAADYVVGMESRGFIFGPPLAYHLNAGFIPVRKPGKLPAAVHTVEYELEYGFDQLEVHQDAIHPGSRVLIVDDLIATGGTAGATAKLLQQIGCELVGFAFIIELRDLGGRQQLPDVPVVTLIEY from the coding sequence ATGGATTTAAAGTCTCTGATTCGCGATATCCCGGACTTTCCCAAACCTGGAATTTTATTCCGGGATATCACCACTCTACTCCGCAACCCAGAGGGACTGCGCTACACAATCGATACGCTGACCCAAAAATGCAAGGAGGTAGGGCTTGCGGCTGATTATGTGGTAGGAATGGAATCTCGTGGCTTTATTTTCGGACCGCCACTGGCTTACCACCTCAACGCGGGCTTTATTCCTGTGCGAAAACCGGGTAAGCTCCCGGCGGCTGTACATACTGTTGAGTATGAACTAGAGTATGGCTTCGATCAGTTAGAAGTTCATCAAGATGCCATTCACCCCGGCAGTCGGGTTTTGATTGTCGATGATTTGATTGCTACAGGTGGAACTGCCGGGGCTACCGCCAAGCTACTTCAGCAGATTGGCTGCGAATTGGTTGGCTTCGCGTTTATCATCGAGCTACGGGATTTGGGTGGGCGTCAGCAACTCCCCGATGTACCTGTAGTAACGTTGATTGAATATTAG
- a CDS encoding ABC transporter permease, which yields MTSSSRDSSVSNRLAAAWSQLQIIVTSETFLYVVKRLLQAALTLLLASALCFAIIQLAPGDFLDRFRDNPKISQETIDAYQKQFGLDQPPIVQYWRWLWGVVTRLDFGMSFAYFRPVSSLLWERVPATLLMAFASIVATWAIAIPLGIIAAVHQNRAFDRFLQVISYTGQGFPSFITALVLLIFAQYTTPLFPVGGMTSIDHADFSAIGKVLDIAWHLILPTIALSITSFAGLQRITRGEMLDVLRQDYIQTARAKGLPENRVIYVHALRNAINPLITLLGFEFASLLSGAFIAEYFFNWPGLGRLILQAVKDLDLYLVMASLMIGAVMLIVGNLLADLLLKAVDPRIRLEDLK from the coding sequence ATGACTTCTTCTTCGAGGGATTCTTCAGTTTCTAATCGATTGGCAGCGGCTTGGAGTCAGTTGCAAATCATCGTTACCAGTGAGACGTTTCTCTATGTGGTGAAACGGCTGTTACAGGCGGCTTTGACCTTGCTTTTAGCCTCTGCCCTGTGTTTTGCGATTATTCAGTTAGCACCTGGGGATTTTTTAGACCGATTTCGAGATAATCCGAAAATTTCCCAAGAAACAATTGATGCGTACCAAAAGCAATTTGGCTTGGATCAGCCCCCGATTGTGCAGTATTGGCGGTGGTTATGGGGAGTGGTTACCCGCCTGGACTTTGGCATGAGTTTTGCCTATTTTCGACCTGTTTCGTCTTTATTGTGGGAACGGGTACCCGCCACGTTACTGATGGCTTTCGCCTCAATTGTTGCGACATGGGCGATCGCAATTCCCCTGGGTATTATTGCCGCCGTCCACCAAAACCGAGCTTTTGATCGATTTCTACAAGTCATTAGTTACACAGGCCAAGGCTTTCCCAGCTTTATCACCGCGCTGGTGCTGCTGATTTTTGCACAATATACAACTCCCTTATTCCCTGTGGGAGGCATGACCAGCATCGATCATGCAGATTTTTCCGCCATTGGCAAAGTTTTGGATATCGCTTGGCACCTGATTTTACCTACCATTGCCCTCTCCATCACCAGCTTTGCTGGTCTACAGCGCATTACCAGAGGTGAAATGCTCGATGTTCTGCGCCAAGACTACATTCAAACGGCTCGTGCTAAGGGACTCCCAGAAAATCGAGTCATCTATGTCCACGCCCTCCGCAATGCGATCAATCCCTTAATTACGTTACTAGGATTTGAGTTTGCCAGCTTATTAAGCGGTGCCTTTATTGCGGAATATTTCTTCAATTGGCCCGGTTTAGGCCGTTTAATTTTGCAGGCGGTGAAAGATTTAGACCTCTATTTGGTCATGGCTAGCTTAATGATTGGGGCTGTGATGCTGATTGTCGGAAACTTGTTAGCTGACTTATTACTAAAAGCGGTAGACCCCCGGATTCGTTTGGAAGATCTCAAATAA
- a CDS encoding proton extrusion protein PcxA → MSFQSIFRTANQWFFGTPERALDQAYRAALMIKAIEDEHFNGKKISACSGNYSDSVISYFEADLKKYLKTVKIRLAEFKGSRSVLSSSEANKLENRRNPFNPSALNSDLDNEQQSIIIEKLDFIDKIIKKYSEPERLDKYLVPLSQFQGKQIIPSDLNQSLTDESKNEPRSLQQGTVSKNTAVPDIETVTDKTGVLPRSILRTFNRLQQELDPKAEEEVVKNFRNSKLKTIFSLKFILTIIIVPILTHQIAKTFLVGPIIDSFRSEEQNPAGIFLNLEMEEEAFNELKLFEEELKFKSLIGLAPRITSEEIEEQVKEKATLLAEEFREKGNNSIKNIFADLLSMASFALVIVKSKQEIVILKSFMDDLVYGLSDSAKAFIIILLTDIFVGFHSPHGWEVILKGISQHLGLPENQDFIFLFIATFPVILDSVFKYWIFRYLNRVSPSAVATYRNMNE, encoded by the coding sequence ATGAGTTTCCAATCGATCTTCCGCACAGCCAACCAATGGTTTTTTGGTACCCCTGAAAGAGCCTTAGACCAAGCCTACCGAGCTGCCTTGATGATTAAGGCTATTGAAGATGAGCATTTTAATGGCAAGAAAATTTCGGCCTGTTCGGGGAACTATAGCGATAGTGTCATCTCTTATTTTGAAGCTGATCTGAAAAAATATTTAAAGACGGTAAAGATTAGATTGGCTGAATTTAAAGGTAGTCGGTCTGTATTGAGTTCGTCAGAAGCCAATAAATTAGAAAACAGACGTAACCCGTTCAATCCATCCGCTTTAAATTCTGATTTAGACAATGAGCAACAATCCATTATTATTGAAAAACTAGATTTTATTGACAAAATAATCAAAAAATATTCTGAACCTGAACGTTTGGATAAATACTTAGTTCCCTTATCACAATTTCAAGGGAAACAAATTATTCCATCTGACCTGAATCAATCTCTGACCGATGAAAGTAAGAATGAACCTCGGTCTTTGCAGCAAGGGACTGTTTCTAAAAATACGGCAGTGCCAGATATTGAGACTGTAACAGATAAAACGGGTGTACTTCCTCGCTCAATTTTAAGAACATTTAATAGACTGCAACAAGAATTAGACCCCAAAGCCGAAGAAGAAGTTGTTAAAAATTTTCGTAATTCTAAACTGAAAACGATATTTTCATTAAAATTCATTCTGACAATAATTATTGTTCCTATTCTAACTCATCAAATTGCTAAAACTTTTCTTGTTGGCCCCATTATAGATAGTTTTAGAAGTGAAGAACAAAACCCAGCAGGCATTTTCTTAAACCTGGAAATGGAAGAAGAAGCCTTTAATGAGCTAAAGCTATTTGAAGAAGAGCTTAAATTCAAAAGTTTAATTGGTTTGGCTCCTAGAATTACTTCAGAAGAGATAGAAGAACAAGTTAAAGAGAAAGCAACTTTACTAGCCGAGGAATTTCGAGAAAAGGGTAACAATTCGATTAAAAATATCTTTGCCGACCTTTTATCAATGGCGAGTTTTGCATTGGTTATCGTCAAGAGTAAGCAAGAGATTGTTATTTTAAAATCCTTTATGGACGACCTAGTCTATGGCTTGAGTGATAGCGCTAAAGCTTTTATCATTATTTTATTAACTGACATATTTGTGGGATTCCACTCCCCTCATGGTTGGGAAGTTATTTTAAAAGGCATATCCCAACATCTAGGATTACCAGAAAATCAAGATTTTATATTTTTGTTTATTGCCACCTTTCCAGTTATTTTGGATTCTGTCTTTAAGTACTGGATTTTCCGCTACTTGAATCGGGTTTCTCCTTCGGCAGTGGCTACCTATCGAAATATGAACGAATGA